The Pseudomonas sp. R4-35-07 genome contains a region encoding:
- a CDS encoding TonB-dependent siderophore receptor has product MSVRHYGGKGFSPSSIAMAICLTTTQATFAAEADAPPTTIELGATEVSGHQLGETTEGSESYTTGSMKTATKLPLTLRETPQAVTVITRQRMDDQAMTSINDVVNATPGLFLNYSSGPGRQGYTARGFNVDNLMYDGIPSGYDGVNVGAQPNLAMFDRVEVVRGATGLVTGAGNPSAAINLIRKRPLAEQKVTLTGAAGSWDDYRGELDASSPLNDSGTWRGRVVTSYRDANSFIDKAEQDHGLFYAVTEADLSEDTRLTLGYSNQKDKTNYFWGSSMIGLDGHHLDLSRSYNPGTDWENKDQEINTVFVELRQQLANDWALQVNANYAVQDALFSGSYQSRWTDNTLARTVYQSAADEKQAGFDAFASGPFQAFGRTHELVVGASKRIYDLTTRNYSPYDLNWPINAGKPNFTHTNNQRDVTTQDGVYVTTRLSLADPLKLILGGRLDWYDYDNRDGDGDYKVTRNLTRYAGLIYDLDDQHSVYASYSDIFTPQREKSTGATPLKPIVGKNYEVGIKGEYLGGALNASVALFRVDQENRAVQIVVPNCPQASCYQASGEIRSQGIDFELQGALTENWQVGGGYTYARTHTLKDDANPQKVNKQFDTDTPEHLFKVTTRYNFQGPLEKLRVGGNVSWQSRMYNDIQLADGSTYRLKQGGYAVTDLMAGYRVNQHLDLQLNANNIFDRHYYQSISNAVTYGGDSYGSPRNMMLTAKYSF; this is encoded by the coding sequence ATGTCTGTGCGACACTATGGCGGCAAAGGGTTTTCACCGAGTTCGATAGCAATGGCTATCTGCCTGACCACCACCCAGGCGACCTTCGCGGCCGAGGCCGACGCCCCGCCCACTACCATTGAGCTCGGCGCTACCGAGGTATCGGGGCACCAGCTTGGCGAAACCACTGAAGGCAGTGAGTCGTACACCACCGGTTCGATGAAAACCGCAACCAAACTCCCCCTGACCCTGCGTGAAACCCCACAGGCCGTCACCGTGATTACCCGTCAGCGCATGGACGACCAGGCGATGACCAGCATCAATGATGTGGTCAACGCCACGCCAGGACTGTTCCTCAACTACTCCAGCGGCCCCGGCCGGCAGGGCTACACCGCGCGTGGTTTCAACGTCGACAACCTCATGTACGACGGCATTCCCAGTGGCTATGACGGCGTTAACGTCGGTGCCCAGCCGAACCTGGCGATGTTCGATCGCGTCGAGGTGGTTCGCGGTGCCACTGGCCTGGTGACCGGCGCCGGTAACCCCTCGGCGGCGATCAACCTGATTCGCAAGCGGCCCCTGGCCGAGCAGAAAGTCACCTTGACTGGCGCCGCCGGCAGTTGGGACGACTACCGTGGCGAACTCGACGCTTCCAGCCCGCTTAATGACAGCGGCACCTGGCGTGGCCGAGTGGTCACCTCTTATCGCGACGCCAACAGTTTCATCGACAAGGCCGAGCAGGATCACGGTTTGTTCTATGCCGTGACCGAAGCCGACCTGAGCGAAGACACCCGCTTGACCCTTGGCTACTCCAACCAGAAAGACAAGACCAACTACTTCTGGGGCTCGTCGATGATCGGCCTGGATGGCCATCACCTCGACCTGTCGCGTTCGTACAATCCCGGCACCGACTGGGAGAACAAAGACCAGGAGATCAACACCGTCTTCGTCGAACTGCGCCAGCAGCTGGCCAATGATTGGGCACTGCAGGTCAACGCCAACTACGCCGTACAAGACGCATTGTTCTCCGGTTCCTACCAGTCGCGCTGGACCGACAACACCCTGGCCCGCACCGTGTACCAGTCCGCCGCCGATGAAAAGCAGGCCGGGTTCGACGCCTTTGCCAGCGGCCCGTTCCAGGCGTTCGGGCGCACCCATGAGCTGGTCGTGGGCGCCAGCAAGCGCATCTACGATCTGACCACCCGCAACTACAGCCCGTACGATCTGAATTGGCCGATCAACGCCGGCAAACCGAACTTTACCCACACCAACAACCAGCGCGATGTCACCACTCAGGACGGTGTCTACGTCACCACCCGCTTGAGCCTGGCCGACCCGCTCAAGCTGATCCTCGGCGGGCGCCTGGACTGGTACGACTACGACAACCGCGATGGCGACGGCGACTATAAGGTCACCCGTAACCTCACCCGCTACGCGGGCCTGATCTACGACCTGGACGACCAGCACTCGGTGTATGCCAGCTACAGCGACATCTTCACGCCGCAACGTGAAAAAAGCACCGGAGCCACCCCGCTCAAGCCCATCGTCGGCAAAAACTATGAAGTCGGCATCAAGGGCGAATACCTGGGCGGCGCGCTGAATGCGAGCGTGGCGCTGTTCCGTGTCGACCAGGAAAACCGCGCCGTGCAGATCGTCGTGCCAAACTGCCCGCAGGCCTCCTGCTACCAGGCCTCGGGCGAGATTCGCAGCCAGGGTATCGACTTCGAACTGCAGGGCGCCTTGACCGAGAACTGGCAGGTCGGCGGTGGCTACACCTATGCGCGCACCCACACCCTCAAGGACGACGCCAACCCGCAGAAGGTCAACAAGCAGTTCGACACCGACACCCCGGAGCACCTGTTCAAGGTCACCACCCGCTACAACTTCCAGGGCCCGCTGGAAAAACTCCGCGTGGGCGGCAACGTCTCCTGGCAGAGCCGCATGTACAACGACATCCAGTTGGCGGACGGCAGCACCTATCGGCTCAAACAAGGCGGCTACGCTGTCACCGACCTGATGGCCGGCTACCGGGTCAACCAGCACCTGGACTTGCAGCTCAACGCCAACAATATCTTTGATCGTCACTACTACCAGTCCATTTCCAACGCGGTCACCTATGGCGGCGATTCCTACGGCAGCCCACGCAACATGATGCTGACGGCCAAGTACAGCTTCTGA
- a CDS encoding aldose 1-epimerase family protein: MIPLKFAVALTALSAASHAMAWDYVLLDTDKAAQNWQVTSQQLGVQTDKPFSVTLRTLHGGRQEGVSIVDIDNGTMKLSVVPTRGMNVLQASVGDVRMGWDSPVKEVVNPAFIELNGRGGLGWLEGFNELVTRCGYEWVGHPGIDNGELLTLHGRAANIPANKVTLHINEKPPYAITLRGELKEQAFKKVDFSVATELVTEPGSVVFALNDTLTNNGDYPKEYQALYHSNFSTPFLEQGARFAAPVKQVSPFNDKAKGELADWQTYRAPTKDYDETVYNVVPYADAKGDTLTVLHNKAGSLGVSVGFNTQTLPVFSLWKNTDTQGQGYVTGLEPGTSFSYNRRYQRPLNLVPTIGPKEHKQFRISYSLLADKAAVDKALQQVSEIQAGRETEVRQTPLVDLTKE; encoded by the coding sequence ATGATCCCCCTAAAATTCGCTGTCGCCCTCACCGCACTCTCCGCCGCCTCCCACGCCATGGCCTGGGACTACGTGCTTCTCGACACCGACAAAGCCGCGCAGAATTGGCAGGTCACCAGCCAGCAACTCGGCGTGCAAACCGACAAACCCTTCAGCGTTACCCTGCGCACTTTGCACGGCGGTCGGCAGGAGGGGGTGAGCATTGTCGATATCGATAACGGCACGATGAAGCTCTCGGTGGTGCCGACTCGCGGTATGAACGTGTTGCAGGCTTCGGTCGGCGATGTGCGCATGGGGTGGGATTCGCCGGTCAAGGAAGTGGTCAATCCTGCCTTCATCGAGCTCAATGGTCGCGGCGGGCTGGGCTGGTTGGAAGGTTTCAATGAGCTGGTCACCCGTTGCGGCTATGAATGGGTCGGTCACCCTGGCATCGACAACGGTGAATTGCTGACGCTGCATGGCAGGGCCGCGAATATTCCTGCGAACAAAGTCACCCTGCACATCAATGAAAAGCCGCCGTACGCCATCACCCTGCGCGGCGAACTGAAAGAGCAGGCCTTCAAGAAGGTCGATTTTTCCGTGGCGACCGAACTGGTCACCGAGCCCGGCAGTGTAGTGTTTGCTCTCAACGACACCCTGACCAACAACGGCGACTATCCGAAGGAATACCAGGCGCTGTATCACAGTAACTTCAGCACCCCGTTCCTGGAGCAGGGCGCGCGTTTCGCCGCACCGGTGAAGCAGGTGTCGCCGTTCAACGACAAGGCCAAGGGCGAATTGGCCGATTGGCAAACCTACCGCGCACCCACCAAGGACTACGACGAAACGGTTTACAACGTGGTGCCCTATGCCGATGCCAAGGGCGATACCTTGACCGTGTTGCATAACAAAGCTGGCAGCCTGGGCGTGTCGGTAGGTTTCAATACGCAGACGCTGCCGGTGTTTTCCCTGTGGAAGAACACCGATACTCAAGGGCAGGGCTATGTCACGGGGCTGGAGCCGGGGACGAGTTTTTCCTACAACCGCCGTTATCAGCGGCCACTGAACCTGGTACCCACCATTGGGCCCAAGGAACACAAGCAGTTCCGCATCAGCTACAGCTTGTTGGCGGATAAGGCGGCTGTGGACAAGGCCTTGCAGCAGGTCAGCGAGATTCAGGCCGGGCGCGAGACTGAGGTGCGGCAGACGCCGTTGGTTGATTTGACCAAGGAGTAA
- a CDS encoding ABC-three component system protein, with product MNKIVVKETEVNGSIVGGDQHNVTYVVAAAPDPNVIRAGLDRIGALSEGDEELEDFIDLFHSYLTDRAGRPVIGLEQKLINGNREDLVEDAIEHKDRFAKIAARAQLSPRRQYIYFYILQKIKASFDGQIRPLLKAGARPEDIDQTIYHNIVNSIFSEVCSVDISIDQHLIYGMLYFLTGKCHLVWEV from the coding sequence ATGAACAAAATTGTTGTAAAGGAAACGGAAGTTAATGGCTCCATTGTTGGTGGGGATCAACATAATGTTACTTATGTAGTTGCCGCAGCTCCCGATCCCAATGTTATCAGGGCAGGGTTAGATAGAATAGGTGCACTTTCAGAAGGTGACGAGGAGCTTGAAGATTTCATCGATCTTTTTCACTCCTATCTTACTGATCGGGCCGGCCGGCCAGTTATTGGGCTAGAGCAAAAGCTAATTAATGGAAATAGAGAGGATCTTGTTGAAGATGCTATAGAGCATAAAGATCGCTTTGCAAAAATTGCGGCGAGGGCACAGCTCTCACCACGAAGGCAATATATATATTTTTATATCCTTCAAAAGATCAAGGCGTCATTTGATGGTCAGATTCGGCCTCTTTTAAAAGCAGGCGCACGCCCGGAAGATATCGATCAAACTATTTATCATAATATTGTGAATTCTATATTTTCCGAGGTGTGTAGTGTTGATATATCCATCGACCAGCATTTAATTTATGGGATGTTGTATTTTTTAACAGGTAAATGCCATCTGGTCTGGGAGGTATAG
- a CDS encoding LysE family translocator, with the protein MDLAALALFLPACFALNMAPGPNNLLSVSNATRYGYRTSCLAGLGRLLAFAGMIALASAGLAVVLQTSELLFYGIKLLGAAYLFYLAYQLWRADPHTEAQTATNNVGLWALARQEFLVAAGNPKAILIFTAFLPQFVVPGQPVTAQFALLGAMFLALEWIAISVYAYMGLHMRRWFAEPRGKRIFNRCCAGLLSAAATVLLTARRA; encoded by the coding sequence ATGGACCTCGCCGCCCTCGCCCTTTTCCTGCCCGCCTGCTTCGCCCTGAACATGGCGCCCGGCCCCAACAACCTGCTGTCGGTGAGCAACGCCACCCGCTACGGCTACCGCACCTCCTGCCTCGCCGGTCTCGGCCGTTTGCTGGCCTTCGCCGGCATGATCGCCCTCGCCTCCGCCGGGTTGGCGGTGGTGCTGCAAACCTCGGAGTTGTTGTTCTACGGGATCAAGCTGCTTGGTGCGGCGTATCTGTTTTACCTGGCCTATCAGCTGTGGCGCGCAGACCCGCACACGGAGGCGCAAACCGCCACGAACAACGTGGGCTTATGGGCCTTGGCGCGTCAGGAGTTTCTGGTAGCGGCGGGTAACCCGAAAGCCATCCTGATCTTTACCGCCTTCCTCCCACAGTTCGTGGTGCCCGGCCAGCCCGTCACTGCGCAATTCGCCCTGCTGGGCGCGATGTTCCTGGCGCTGGAATGGATCGCCATCAGCGTCTACGCCTATATGGGCCTGCATATGCGCCGCTGGTTTGCCGAGCCGAGGGGTAAGCGGATCTTCAATCGGTGCTGCGCGGGGTTGTTGTCGGCGGCCGCAACGGTGTTGTTGACGGCACGCCGAGCGTAA
- a CDS encoding IS4 family transposase produces the protein MQAIRFLHRALAQALPSIHSRRLTTLMSCVSSLLQGRRLTLTALGRFMPGQAYPKHAIKRVDRLLGNQHLRAERPLFYWVMLRALLGSLKHPLILVDWSRIDAPGDAFLLRAAVPFAGRSFPIYESVHERESCPKYQSRLLKMLAELLPDGCVPVLVTDAGFRRPWMKAVVAKGWYYVARIRNRELYRREANDWQPVKNLYALATSSPKSLGRVEMTRSAPHFVDLYCVRHSAKGRKHQRVTGSIARSKLSRQSAKREREPWLLASNLARSEWNPAQIVAIYKRRMQIEEGFRDVKSEHLGFGLNLHRSHCPKRIEVLLLIAALANYLIFLTGLQARENGLERCYQSNSLKEKRVLSLWRLGLEYWRSCTEFGGQKHLEILEKALRDEVHHQAQSLE, from the coding sequence ATGCAGGCCATCCGATTTTTACACAGAGCGCTCGCTCAAGCACTGCCCTCGATCCATTCTCGCCGCCTAACGACGCTGATGAGTTGTGTCAGTTCGTTACTGCAAGGCCGTCGCCTGACGCTAACAGCGCTGGGACGTTTTATGCCAGGTCAGGCGTACCCCAAGCATGCGATCAAACGAGTGGACCGATTACTGGGTAATCAACACCTCAGAGCAGAGCGCCCGCTGTTCTACTGGGTGATGCTGCGGGCGTTGTTAGGCTCCCTGAAGCACCCTTTAATCTTGGTGGACTGGTCGCGAATTGATGCTCCTGGCGATGCGTTTTTGTTGAGAGCCGCGGTCCCGTTTGCGGGACGCTCGTTTCCTATTTATGAAAGCGTTCATGAGCGTGAGAGCTGTCCCAAATATCAAAGCCGCCTGCTCAAAATGTTAGCTGAGTTACTGCCTGACGGATGCGTTCCAGTCTTGGTCACGGATGCGGGTTTTCGGCGTCCGTGGATGAAGGCTGTGGTAGCGAAGGGCTGGTATTACGTGGCTCGCATACGCAACCGTGAACTTTATCGTCGAGAAGCAAACGACTGGCAACCCGTGAAGAATTTGTACGCTCTGGCCACTTCATCACCTAAATCGCTGGGGCGCGTTGAGATGACGCGTAGCGCCCCTCACTTCGTCGATTTGTACTGCGTTCGGCATTCAGCCAAGGGCCGAAAACACCAACGAGTCACGGGTTCAATCGCCAGAAGCAAGCTCAGCCGACAGTCCGCCAAACGTGAGCGTGAGCCGTGGTTGCTTGCCAGCAATCTTGCGCGAAGTGAGTGGAACCCGGCACAGATTGTGGCGATTTATAAGCGGCGTATGCAGATCGAGGAAGGTTTCCGAGATGTCAAAAGTGAGCACCTGGGATTCGGTCTGAATTTGCATCGAAGCCACTGCCCAAAGCGCATTGAGGTGCTGTTGTTGATTGCGGCATTGGCCAACTACCTCATATTTTTAACAGGGCTGCAGGCGCGAGAAAATGGTTTGGAACGGTGCTATCAAAGCAATAGCCTCAAAGAGAAACGAGTGCTTTCATTGTGGCGATTAGGTTTGGAATACTGGCGCAGTTGCACCGAGTTCGGTGGTCAAAAACACCTGGAGATATTGGAGAAAGCTCTGCGTGATGAGGTGCACCATCAGGCGCAGAGCTTGGAGTAA
- a CDS encoding methyl-accepting chemotaxis protein has translation MGHITLHVEQAVEHAGQASQQIVRGQESVGRARHEITQLASRINGTQSTVQSLAVQAEQIGSVLEVISSIANQTNLLALNAAIEAARAGEQGRGFAVVADEVRSLAQRTALSTQEIKTIIEGLQQGSRQAVEAMHDSRQGVERCVEDSQMAVDMLRAVGEDIAHIDQLNGRIVTTTREQTSANLEIVERLQSVQHIAQNTADDVETLARSSERLPPIAVRLDALGRRFHP, from the coding sequence ATGGGCCATATCACCCTGCACGTCGAACAAGCGGTGGAACACGCCGGCCAGGCCAGCCAGCAGATTGTGCGCGGCCAGGAAAGCGTTGGCCGCGCCCGGCATGAAATCACCCAACTGGCCTCGCGCATCAATGGCACGCAATCTACCGTACAGTCGTTGGCGGTGCAGGCCGAGCAAATCGGCTCGGTGCTGGAGGTGATCAGCAGCATCGCCAACCAGACCAACCTGCTCGCACTCAATGCCGCCATCGAAGCCGCCCGCGCCGGCGAGCAAGGCCGTGGCTTTGCAGTGGTCGCCGACGAAGTGCGCAGCCTGGCCCAACGCACCGCCCTCTCCACCCAGGAAATCAAGACCATCATCGAAGGCCTGCAGCAAGGCAGCCGCCAGGCCGTCGAAGCCATGCACGACAGCCGCCAGGGCGTGGAGCGGTGCGTGGAAGACAGCCAGATGGCCGTCGACATGCTGCGCGCCGTGGGCGAAGACATCGCGCATATCGATCAACTCAACGGCCGCATCGTCACCACCACCCGCGAGCAGACCTCGGCAAACCTGGAAATTGTCGAGCGCCTGCAATCGGTGCAGCACATCGCGCAAAACACCGCCGACGACGTGGAAACCCTGGCCCGCAGCAGCGAACGCCTGCCACCGATCGCCGTGCGCCTGGATGCGCTGGGGCGCAGGTTTCATCCGTGA
- a CDS encoding sensor histidine kinase has protein sequence MRLPDFILENLEPILQAWEDFARTIETPGEELDSVGLRDHAEQMLRAIVSDLRTKQTRQEQIAKAQGQAPADDQETAAETHAMTRLMAGFTIDQMVSEYRALRTSVVSQWMRQIKDGTPINVDDMTRFHEAIDQALAESIASYSRAVEASRNMFLGILGHDLRTPLGAILLGSDVLRRSQDAGARATKIANQIYTSVRRASQIVGDLLDLTRCQMGPGIPVKTADIDLSPLCQRVIEEIRTFHPEAIVMFDAKTPVAGQFDGPRMEQVFSNIVSNAVQHGDTTRPIQVELGIREGFAVFTVHNSGEAIPEDVLPFIFNPMGRFSQRTAINHGPTEGLGLGLFIASEIVASHGGAIEVSSDTEQGTVFSVRVPLDKPENSVA, from the coding sequence ATGCGCCTGCCCGATTTCATCCTGGAAAACCTTGAGCCGATCCTGCAGGCCTGGGAAGATTTCGCCAGAACCATCGAGACACCGGGCGAGGAACTCGACAGTGTCGGGCTGCGCGACCATGCCGAGCAGATGTTGCGGGCCATCGTCAGCGACCTGCGAACCAAGCAGACCCGTCAGGAACAAATAGCCAAGGCTCAGGGCCAGGCGCCGGCGGACGACCAGGAAACCGCGGCGGAAACCCATGCCATGACGCGGCTGATGGCGGGTTTCACCATCGATCAGATGGTCTCGGAATACCGCGCGCTGCGCACCAGCGTGGTCAGCCAGTGGATGCGCCAGATCAAGGACGGCACCCCGATCAATGTCGACGACATGACCCGCTTCCACGAAGCCATCGATCAGGCCCTGGCCGAATCCATCGCCAGCTATTCACGCGCGGTCGAGGCGTCACGCAACATGTTCCTGGGCATCCTTGGCCACGACTTGCGCACCCCGCTCGGCGCGATCCTGCTGGGGTCCGACGTGCTACGCCGTTCACAGGACGCCGGCGCCCGCGCGACCAAAATCGCCAACCAGATCTACACCAGTGTACGCCGCGCGAGCCAGATCGTCGGCGACCTGCTCGACCTGACCCGCTGCCAGATGGGGCCGGGCATCCCGGTCAAAACGGCCGATATCGACCTTTCACCGCTGTGCCAACGCGTCATAGAAGAAATCCGCACCTTTCATCCTGAAGCTATCGTGATGTTCGACGCCAAAACGCCGGTTGCTGGGCAATTCGACGGCCCGCGCATGGAGCAGGTCTTCTCGAACATCGTCAGCAACGCGGTGCAGCATGGGGACACCACCCGGCCGATCCAAGTCGAGCTGGGCATACGCGAGGGCTTCGCGGTCTTCACCGTGCACAACAGCGGTGAAGCGATCCCCGAGGACGTCCTCCCGTTCATCTTCAACCCCATGGGCCGCTTCTCCCAGCGTACCGCGATCAATCACGGCCCCACGGAGGGTTTGGGTTTGGGCCTGTTCATTGCCTCGGAAATCGTGGCGTCTCATGGTGGGGCGATTGAGGTGAGTTCTGATACGGAACAGGGGACGGTGTTTAGTGTAAGAGTGCCGCTCGATAAACCAGAGAACAGCGTTGCCTGA
- a CDS encoding AAA family ATPase produces MTSNSSTLFVHRFLVMKSGRAVYDQKFHLGINIIRGDNSIGKSTIMDLLFFGLGGDLREERWNKEAAACDSVIIQIEINSYILTVSRAIEPSSKPPMQFFSGDYESSLRNHAEWVQYGVMRTANKHSFSQQIFELFGWPHHQTDDNSNLTIHQILRLIYVDQDTPVNKILKAELAFDKPSMRQAIGDFLLGVDDLGTYGLRQQLSKAETEFSKIYGQLDAIYRYISPTEGVLRAEHLNKEIEEANNELAGLLTERQQVALQPDADSSPEIKKAAAIVSEQISALAKEINIRTSRRVELVNEIVESDLFIKAIDFRLKSLQESRSTYDMFGEVRFKFCPCCLSTIDPQDSEVCHLCKTEVDEEKRKSSYLAALNDLNFQKRESESVLAELRTRLEEADRYIKIEGHQLNTLKSKHKAALTLSSDRVLKLYTLSARIGTLEERIKNLQTKIKLVSSVEQLILDRDKLNSQIERLRDEIKRNAYLTESRKSKLESNLSERTITLLRQDGGFESDFVEPDKFEYDFAKDYMLVDGRSKFSASSETIMKNSFHLAILQESIWDEGMRYPRLLLMDNIEDKGMGPKRSQNFQRLLVRSLEGVEKKYQVILTTSMIDPELNESDYCVGPYYEKGMHTLQLSGDSNLK; encoded by the coding sequence ATGACGTCAAATAGTTCAACATTGTTTGTGCATCGCTTTCTCGTCATGAAGTCTGGTCGAGCGGTTTATGATCAAAAGTTTCATTTAGGCATAAATATAATTCGCGGTGATAATAGTATTGGCAAATCTACGATAATGGATTTGCTGTTTTTTGGACTTGGAGGAGACCTTAGAGAGGAGCGTTGGAATAAAGAGGCGGCTGCGTGCGATAGCGTTATAATTCAGATTGAAATCAATTCCTATATACTAACGGTTTCGAGAGCTATTGAGCCATCAAGTAAGCCTCCTATGCAATTTTTTTCCGGTGATTATGAAAGCTCACTGAGAAATCATGCTGAATGGGTTCAATATGGAGTCATGCGCACAGCGAATAAACACAGCTTCTCTCAACAGATTTTCGAATTGTTTGGTTGGCCTCATCATCAGACAGATGACAATTCAAACCTTACAATTCACCAAATTCTACGCTTGATTTATGTGGATCAAGACACGCCTGTCAACAAGATTCTCAAGGCTGAACTAGCATTTGACAAACCCAGTATGCGCCAAGCAATCGGTGACTTCTTATTAGGGGTCGATGATCTGGGTACGTATGGACTCCGACAACAACTTTCTAAAGCTGAAACAGAGTTTAGTAAAATATATGGCCAACTCGACGCAATCTACAGATACATATCGCCTACAGAAGGGGTGCTGAGGGCCGAGCACCTCAATAAAGAAATAGAAGAGGCTAATAATGAACTGGCTGGACTATTGACAGAACGGCAACAAGTAGCACTACAACCTGATGCTGATTCTAGTCCCGAGATAAAAAAAGCGGCTGCGATCGTTTCAGAACAAATTTCTGCTTTGGCAAAGGAGATTAATATAAGAACGTCGAGGCGAGTTGAGTTGGTTAACGAAATTGTCGAGTCGGATTTATTTATAAAAGCTATTGATTTTAGGCTTAAGTCTTTGCAAGAATCGAGATCGACATATGACATGTTTGGAGAGGTTCGATTCAAATTCTGTCCCTGCTGTTTGTCTACTATAGATCCGCAAGACTCTGAAGTATGTCATCTCTGCAAAACCGAAGTAGATGAAGAGAAAAGAAAAAGCTCTTATTTGGCTGCTCTCAATGATTTAAACTTTCAGAAGCGGGAGAGCGAATCGGTGCTGGCTGAGCTTAGAACAAGATTGGAGGAGGCTGATAGGTATATCAAGATTGAAGGACATCAGCTCAATACTTTAAAGTCGAAGCATAAGGCAGCACTTACGTTAAGCTCTGACAGGGTTCTAAAATTGTATACCTTGTCTGCGAGGATTGGTACTCTTGAAGAGCGTATAAAAAATCTGCAAACAAAAATAAAGCTCGTGTCAAGCGTAGAGCAACTGATTTTAGATCGTGATAAATTAAATAGTCAGATTGAACGCCTACGGGATGAAATCAAAAGGAATGCGTATCTGACCGAATCTAGGAAATCCAAGCTGGAATCAAATCTTTCTGAAAGAACGATTACACTTCTCAGGCAGGACGGGGGGTTCGAAAGTGACTTCGTAGAACCTGATAAGTTTGAATATGATTTTGCAAAAGATTATATGTTGGTTGATGGTAGGTCGAAGTTCTCGGCAAGTTCCGAGACCATTATGAAGAACAGCTTTCATCTTGCAATTCTTCAGGAGTCGATATGGGACGAAGGTATGCGTTATCCTCGACTGCTGTTAATGGATAATATAGAGGACAAGGGGATGGGGCCAAAGCGTAGCCAAAATTTCCAGCGACTTTTGGTGCGTTCACTTGAGGGGGTGGAGAAAAAGTATCAGGTAATTCTGACTACATCTATGATTGATCCGGAGCTAAATGAAAGTGACTATTGCGTTGGCCCGTACTATGAGAAGGGGATGCATACGCTTCAATTGTCTGGTGATTCAAACCTTAAATAA
- a CDS encoding ABC-three component system middle component 5: MLIYHPAYDANHCLYRLLAILQATTEFSLTWDQLRILDYYYLFPSQLKNIKPWPASIKEFKVQLKSIPEQFEDINNPARVLYDLQVFQKTAALELIAKGIISKFEFESGLIKIDTGLLPIGYLELLDSDLFLRGDAFEIITKALPKVEFNGESGLKKRSGLMEYIYDVK; encoded by the coding sequence TTGTTGATTTATCATCCGGCATATGATGCCAATCATTGCCTATATAGGCTTTTGGCTATATTGCAGGCAACTACGGAGTTCTCTTTGACGTGGGATCAACTTAGGATTTTAGATTACTATTATCTGTTCCCGAGTCAGCTGAAAAATATAAAGCCATGGCCTGCGAGTATAAAGGAGTTTAAGGTACAATTAAAGTCCATTCCAGAACAGTTTGAAGATATTAATAACCCGGCAAGGGTTTTGTATGATCTCCAGGTGTTTCAAAAAACTGCGGCCCTGGAATTGATCGCGAAAGGAATTATTTCAAAGTTTGAGTTTGAAAGCGGACTTATAAAGATTGATACAGGTCTCCTTCCAATCGGATATTTAGAGCTTCTCGATAGTGATTTGTTTTTGAGAGGTGATGCATTTGAAATTATAACGAAGGCATTGCCAAAGGTTGAGTTTAATGGAGAGTCTGGGCTGAAAAAGCGCTCGGGATTGATGGAATATATCTATGACGTCAAATAG
- a CDS encoding DUF6429 family protein translates to MEYDEKMIEEAVLALLTVFSTDDGNSWKGHDFQVMNRLHEQGFIDNPVNKNKSVWLTPQGLERGRELADRLFGTRA, encoded by the coding sequence ATGGAATACGACGAAAAGATGATAGAGGAAGCCGTGCTGGCCCTGCTGACAGTCTTCAGCACCGATGACGGAAACTCATGGAAGGGGCACGATTTTCAGGTCATGAACCGATTACATGAACAGGGTTTTATCGATAACCCGGTAAACAAGAACAAATCGGTCTGGTTGACGCCACAAGGGCTGGAGCGCGGTCGGGAACTGGCTGATCGGCTGTTTGGGACGAGGGCTTAG